In Paenibacillus durus, the DNA window GCGGCGAGTTCGTCTTCCACTCCCTGGTCCTTGTTCAGCTTCTCGAACTCTTCATCCAGCGATTTGCCCCGAGTGCTCATCTCGTTGCTTGCTTCCGCCTGCGCTTCGGCCTGGAGCATCTTCTCCTCCATCCGTTTCAGTCCGGCGGAAGCGGAATCGGAGCTGAACCCGCTCATCGCTTTATTGATTTCGGTCTGTGCCTTTGCAGCATTATAGCGGGCGACCAGCGTCTCGCGCTTGCTCTTCATCTGGTTCAGCTGCTTGCGCATTTCTTCCAGCTTCGCCCGCAGATTGTCCGCAGAAGCCTTGTTCTGGTCGTAGCTGGTCTTGTATTCCGTCAGCTTGCCTTCGGCGGTCTTCTTCTCTTCCAGAGCCCGGCGGGCGAGATCGGCGTTGCCTGCCTGCGCAGCGGTATGCGCCTGCTGGTTGCGCTTGTTCACCAGCGCTTCCTGCTCTTCGTAAAGCTGCTTGAATTTCTTCTCGATAGCGATTTGGGCGGCTACCGCTTTCTCCGCATCCTCCAGGTCCTCTGTCATGTCACGGATGTATTGGTCGGTCATCTTGATCGGATCTTCAGCTTTGTCAATGATTGCATTGATATTGGACAGGGTTAAATCGCGCAATCGTTTAAAAATCGACATGGTTCATTCCTCCAAAAGATGGTTTATTAATGCTCGTTGATATGATGTACGCAAGAAAAAGCGGGCGCGTTTCATTTTTTAAGCTTATCCGCCAAATATTGTTCTACCTTGCGCTCTACAATCTCTACCACCCGTGCGATTTGTTCTTTGGAGAGATCGTCGTAATGAATTCCCATGACAACCGTTACCGTTCTGTTCAGCGCCTCGGCCACTTTGACGGCGACCGATTCGCTAATGGTATGCTCCTTATGCCCGGGCACGGCCGAAGTCGTCGCCGAAACGCCATTCTCTCCGGCGTAGGCGGTGCTGGCAGCGCCAATATGCCGGACTCCGCCTGTAATCAGCAGCAGAATATCTTGTCCCACTGCCGTTTCGGACAACAGGATATCTCCCGGATCAAAGGCTCCCGAAGACACGGGCATTCCCTCCCCTATTTATTAACCGTATGTTAAACAATACCCCGTATTTCATCCAGAGAAGCTATATTCTCTTCGATCATAAACTGGCGGAGGTCTCTAAGCAAGTCTTGACCCGCACGCATATTCATAAAGTTATAGGTGCCCACCTGAACCACGGCTGCTCCCGCCATAATGAATTCGACGATATCTGTCGCAGAGGTTATTCCGCCCATACCGATAACCGGTATATCCACCCTTTTGGCCACTTGATTCACCATTCGCAGCGCGATCGGCTTAATTGCCGGACCGGACAGCCCTGCGTACAGATTGTTGAACACGCTGCGCCGGCGCCGCACGTCGATTTTCATTCCGGAGATTGTATTGATAAGTGATACGGCGTCCGCCCCTTCTTCCTGGCACATAAGCGCCATATCGGCGATATCTTCCGCATTCGGCGACAGCTTGACCGACAGAGGCAGGCTCGTCGCCTGCCGCACGGCCCGCACCAGCTCACGCGCGTCACAGGTTCGGATGCCGAAGGCGATCCCGCCTTCTTTTACATTCGGGCAGGAAATGTTCAGTTCGATCATGTCAACGGCTTTGCGGCCGCGCGTATCGGCGTCCTTCTGAATCAGCTCCGCTCCGGCGACGTAATCCTCAAAAGTATTTCCCCCGAGGTTCACGATCCGGACGGTGTCCAGCGTCTCCCAGTACGCACATTCTTTGTCCAAAAAGGCGGCAACTCCCGGATTCTCCAGCCCGACGCTGTTCAGCATTCCCGATGCCGTCTCATACACACGGGTTCCCTGGTTCCCCGCCTTGGGCTGAAGCGTCAGTCCCTTGCCTGAAATGCCGCCGAGTTCGTTCACATCATAATATTTGGCATACTCCTTGCCGAAGCCGAAGGTTCCCGAAGCCATGACGATCGGGTTCTTGAACGTGACGCCGGCAATGCGTGTGCTCAAATCGGCTTCCGTATTTCTAGATGAAGAATCTCCGATATTAATCATGGAATATGACCTCCTCCGCCAAAAATACCGGCCCGTCCGCACAGGCTTTCCGCTGCCCGTCCTTACAGGATACGCTGCAGACGAGGCACGCCCCGATTCCGCAGGCCATGCGGTTCTCCAGCGACAAATACACGTTCACCGGACTTCCCGAGGTAGCCGCAGCGATCCCTTTAAGCTGGGCCGCTTTAAGCATCGGATGCGGTCCGCATACGAAAATATGGTCATACTCTGCAAAATCGACATTATCTAAAATAAGACCGCCGACATCGACCGTTAGTTTTGCCGCATAGGGACGGAACTCCTCCGTCCGAAAAGGCTCGCGGCTGAAGCCAAGGTATACGTCGCAGCCGGGAATCTCCCGGGCGCAATACAGCAGCGGCGCGATGCCGATGCCCCCTCCGACTAACGCAACCCGTCCTGTAACTGCGGGAAAGCCGCTGCCGAAAGGTCCTTCCAGATTAATGGAGTCGCCGGGAGTCAGCTGAGCGAACAGCTCGGTGCCTTCCCCTACAACATGATACAAAAATTCAATGCCATCGTCTGCCACCTGATGTATGCTCAGCGGTCTGGACAGGACAGGATAGGCTCCCCATGCCCGCAGCATGTAGAATTGACCCATCTCGCCGCCGTATTCTCCACTCACCCGGAGATGGTAAACATTATCCGCCAGCCGCTCGTTACTTATAACCGTCCCCACTGTATCAAGCTCCTTAAAATTTTATCTTATTAAAGATGCCTGAGAAGCACAGTAAAATCTGTGATCTTCTTCACAATCATTAATCTTATTTTCGAGAACCGCAAGCATCCGTTATTAACAGTATACACGTATTGGAAGCTTCAAGAAATAATGAATACAGGTCCCTGAGTTTGTATGTTTTGCTCCCGGTTGTGGAATAACAAACGTACTAATGCCCGGATTTGAAAGGAGCGCAAGATGATGATCAATGTCCGCTTTGCCAGAATGATCATTTTGGGCCTTATTTGTACGTTCATCTGCTGCCTCACCGGCTGCTCGGCCGATTCGGATACGCTTCGGACGGGAAGGGCGGCCGCGGTTACTGGAAGCAAAACTGGCGATAGCCAGATCGCGTGCCGCGCCGCCGGGACGGCCGGAGATTCTCCGGAATGCCGCGCCGCAATGAATGGAAGGAACTTTAATCGAAACAGGGACCCGGAACCCGCCAGCAAACCGGCGGCAGCGCCGCTGACTCTCGGACAGCTTATCCGCAAATACCCGAATGCGATCAAGACGAACGGCCCCCGAACTAAAGAAATCGCGCTCACATTTGACGACGTTCCGGACCCCAGATTCACGCCGCAGATTTTGAATGTGCTCCGGAGATACCGGGTGAAAGCCACTTTTTTTATAGTAGGAAGACGGGCGGCCAAACATCCCGCGCTTGTTAGACGCATTGTGAGTGAAGGGCACAGCATCGGCAACCATTCGTACAACCATCCCCAGTTTACTAAGCTAAGCCTTCGGCAATTCCGTTCCCAAATCATGCGCGCGGAAAATATCATCAATAAAATAGCCGGGTTCAGACCACGGCTGATCCGCCCCCCTTATGGCGAAATAACCGAACAGCAGCTCAAATGGGCCGAAGCCCAAGGCTACAAGCTGGTTAACTGGAATGTCGACTCTCTGGATTGGAAGGGATTGTCCAGCCAGCAGGTGAAGCACAATATTTTGTCGCGTGCCGGAAAAGGGTCCATCATCCTTCAGCACGGAGGCGGCGGTGTAGGCAGCAATCTGAAGGGCACCATTGAGGCGCTGCCTGATGTTATTGAATCGCTCCGGCGCAAAGGATACACCTTTGTTACCGTACCCGAGATGCTGAATGTGCCGGAACAGAAATAGAACGCGCTGCTGCTCACTTATGCAAAAAAAGAAACAAAGCGGACCTCCCGGCCTGACTTTGTTTCTTATCAGCTGCTACTTAATCAGATACAATTGCACATATTGGTAACCGAATTCGGAGACGAAGCTTTGGCTTCCGGGTATGAAAATGTCAATACGGTTGCCCTGTATGGCGCTTCCTTTATCAGAGGCGGTTGCCACAAAAGCCCGCTTCGGCAGGCCGGGATGGGAATACCCTGTCACCAGCACCTTCGTTCCGAGCGGAATGACATCCGGATCGACGGCGATCGTCCCGAGCTTCAGCGGATCGCCAAAGTAGTCAACGGCCCCCCACCCGCCGTTCTCGCTTGCGGCTGAGGAGTAGGCAGACGCTTTAACCTGCAGCGTTTTGTCATAGTTAAAGGTCTTCCCCCACGCCTCCACCGTCTTCAGATCCGTCTCTGCGGCCAGCGGTACCGCCCGGGCTTTGCTTAACGCCTTCGGTCCTGCGGCAGCCGGGGATGCGCCCGAATCCGAATCAGGTATAACCAGTCTCAGGCCGGGATACAAATTGAGCGGGTTAATATTCGGATTCGCTTTTATTAATGCGCCTACATCCACGCCGTATTTTTGGGATACCGCATAAAATGTCGTCTGTTTCCCTGCAATGTGTACCCTGTCCGCATGCGCCGGCGAAGCGATCAGCAGTGCCCCAAGGCCCAAAATGGCGGCGGCGGATTTTATCGATGAGATTCCGAACTTCATAACTTCCTCCTCTATTTCCTTCACGAAAAAAGCTTTCTATGTATTTTCCAATCGTCGGCATATGTGCTGCATTCAGCAGCCCCGACATTTTTAAATATATCACAATTTTGTAACCATTTCATTTGTAATTGTTACCACTTTGAAATATTTTGTCGAAATGCGCGGCACATCCTAAATATTTTACACTGCGTTAACAATCAAAGCTGTCACAAAAGGTAGAATAAAGATGAATTGGCTGGATATCCATCAACAAAGGAGATTAATACATTGTCTTCACAGTATGTTAAAATAAGATGATATCGCCAGAATCGACCATTGGTTATAAATTTGGAGGAGTCATGAGCGAAGAAGAGAAAAACATCATTCACAACAGTCCGTCCGCTGCCTATCTGAACCGGGATCTGAGCTGGATTGAGTTCAACCGCCGCGTACTGAGGGAAGCTCAGGACCCGAATAACCCCTTGATGGAACGGGCCAAATTTCTTGGCATCGTCTCTAGCAACCTGGATGAATTCATCAGTGTGCGGGTTGCGGGTATTCAGGATCAAATCCGTGCGGGCTATACGAAAAAAGACTTTACCGGCTATACTCCTTCCGGCCTCCACCAACGCCTGTTCAAGCGTGTCGGAAAAATTGTCTCCGATCAATACCGGACCTTCCGGGATATTTCCCGGAGTCTTAACAAGGAAGGCATCATTCTTGTCGATTACGAGGATCTGACTCACGCCCAGGAAGCCGCAATAGAGCAATATTACCGGGATATCATTTTCCCCGTTCTAACGCCGATGGCTGTGGATCAGAGCCGGCCTTTCCCGCTTGTCCACAGCCTATTTATTTATCTCGCCGTCGTTCTGACGAAAAAGCATAAAGAGCATGAAGAGTTCTTTTTCGCCATCTTGCAAATCCCGTCCAATCTGCCGCGCTGTATTCCTCTCCCGCATCGCGCCAACAGCAAGCGGAGGCAGTTCGTCTATATCGAGGATGTCATCCGCGCCCATATCGGAACGCTCTTCAGCGGCTATCATCCGGTCGCCGTCAATGAGTTCCGCCTGACGCGAAATTCCGATCTCAGCATTGACGAGGAAGGCGCTGAGGATTTGCTGGAGGAGATTGAAAAGGAACTGCGGAAGCGCCGTCGCGGCGCGCCGGTCAGACTGGAAGTCCAAAAAGGCATTCACCCGTACGCTCTGGAGCAGCTGCAGGCCGAATTTGAAGCCGAGCATTTTGTGTATGAGATTGACGGTCCGCTCGATCTCGGATTTCTGCGCCAGTTTGCCGGAGGCTTTAAGGGGCTTAGCTCCCTGAACTATCCCCCGGTCGAGCCCGTCTACCCGGCTGAGTTCGAAGAAACCGAGGATTTCTTCCAGGTGCTGCGGGAACGCGACGTTCTGGTCTATCACCCTTATGAATCATTCGAGTCCTTTGTCGATTTTATTACCCAGGCGTCCGAGGACGATCAGGTCATGGCGATCAAAATGACCCTTTACAGGGTCAGCGGCAATTCGCCGCTCATTACCGCGCTCGCGCGCGCGGCAGGATCGGGCAAGCAGGTAACCGTAGTGGTGGAACTGAAAGCGAGGTTCGACGAAGAGCGCAACATTGCGTGGGCCCGGAAGCTGGAGCAGGCGGGCTGCCATGTCGTGTATGGATTGGTCGGCCTGAAAACCCATGCCAAGATCACCCTGATTGTGCGCCAGGAAGGCAATGAGCTGCGCCGTTATGTGCATATCGGGACAGGAAATTATAATGAGAATACCGCCAAATTGTATACCGATATCAGTCTGTTCACCGCGCATTACGAGATCGGGCTGGACGCTTCCGAGCTGTTCAATCAGATCACGGGATATTCCGCCAATTGTGAGTGGAATTCCTTCTTTGTCGCTCCGGTCAGCTTGAGCAATTCGCTGAAGAAGCTGATTCAGCGGGAGAGCGAACATGCAGCGAACGGCCGCCCGGCCCGTATTATCGCGAAGATGAACTCTCTCTCCAACCAGCAGGTGATCGATGATTTGTACGAAGCGGATCAATCCGGCGTTTCGATCGACCTGATCGTTCGGGGAGTCTGCTGCCTTCGTCCCGGAGTCCCGGGCCTGAGCGAACGGATAACGGTACGCAGCATCGTCGACCGCTTCCTCGAGCACTCCCGAATCTATTATTTCGAGAACGGCGGAGATCCCGAGGTGTATCTGTCAAGCGCGGACTGGATGACCCGCAACCTGACCCGCCGGGTTGAATTAATGTGTCCTGTCCGGGATACGACAGCCCGTGAACAGGTGATCCAGATTTTGGAGATGTCGCTGCGGGACAATCAGAAATCTAGCTTCCTGCTGCCAAGCGGCAACTATGAGCGGCCAAACGACGGAAAGGCTCCTTTTCGGAGCCAGTTCGCCGCTATGAATGTTGAGAGTTGGAAATATGCTCAAGCTTTACCTTCAGACCCCAAGCATTCTTGAATACCTTGAGGGCTTCGTCAATCTCTTCCAGCTTTAAGAGAGGCCGCTGATTGCCCAGAATTTCGATATCAAGACTTCCCCCATTCAAGCGGGGGTTAATCTGCTGTTTTATTCCGGTCTCGTTGTTATCCAGGGCTGCGCTTAGTTGAACAAGTGAACCAAGCTTATGTATCCACTCCTCGTCGGAAGCCAGAAGAATGTCCTTATGCTCTGTGGACAGCTTCTGCTTCCGGCTTTTTGTGCTGTATGAGGCGATCATGGCGCACAGAACGAGCTGGCGGTGCGTAAGACCCCGGATCGGCGAATTCATCAACCAATAGCGGGTATGCCGCTTGGACTGGTAATAATTAATATTGGCCCCGACGCGGTAGAGCATCACCGATACATAGATGAGCATTTCCTGCTCCTTCGCATCCCCTTCGACTTTGAGGGCCCTATATAAGCTCTGCGCGATTTTATGGACATCATTTAAAAAATCGGCCGAAGCCTCGTTGTTCAAACGCTGCAGCGTTCCGAGACTGTACTCCAGCGTGCTTGCGCGTACCGGGTGATCCGGTTCCAGCAGATCGTGCAGCATCCCCTCACGCAGCCCTTCTCCGCTAATGACTGCCTGTCCGGCTCCAATATACTGGTATACGGTATGAAAAATAATCAGCCCCGATACGATAATGTCAGCCCGGCTCTTGGACAGGCCGTCGAGATTCTTTCGCTTGTCGTATGACATCGCCGGCAGCGTCTCCATGAATTTTTTAATTGTCTCGCTATACATTGTGTATCCATGAGAATTGGGAAGGGAATATTTGCGCCCCTTCTGGTCTATCTTGCCAAGCGTCCGCAGCGTTCCCCCAAGGCCGTATAATGGCCGTCCTTTTCCGGTTCTGAGCCATTCATAATCCGCAAGATGCTCACGAACGAACGCTTCCAGCTTACGCACGTGCTCCCCGCTCCAATTGCCTCCCTGACCAAACATCACATTGGTATTGACCGCTCCGAACGGAAAGGAAATGCTGTGCCGGTAGCTCCGATCTTGAAAAAGCGTAATCTCTGTACTGCCGCCGCCGATATCGATGACAAACCCGTCTTGGACATCGAACGCGTTGATGACGCCGAGGAAGCCGAAATAGGCCTCCTGCTGCCCGCTGATGATTTCGATCTGCATCCCCGCTGCATCGGAGAGAAACGCGGTAATCTCTTTGGAGTTGGCCGCATTCCGGATCGCAGCCGTTGCGCCAACGCGGACCCGGGCCGCGCCGTATACCCGGCAGACCATCTTAAACTGCAGGAGGACCGGAACAATGGCTTGCAGCGTCTCGCGTTCCAGTCGGCCCTCCTTGGTGATCTTCTCGCTCAGACGGGCGGAATATTTAGATTCTTTGATAATCCGGTATCCGCCTTCAGGCGTTGTTTCGTAGATGACGAGTCTGATGGAGTTGGAACCAATATCGATAATACCGATTCGGCTAAGGTCGTTGTTCATAGTATGTTTCCCCTTTATTTATCACTGAGCATAATTATACATCTTCCGGATACATATTTACATTTTAAACGTTTAACGTTTTTCTAAACGATCCCGCTTCTTAATTGTTAGCAATCGTAACGATTCCCAGCGGGAAACGCCCGTCCGGCCGGCGGCCGCTGATGGCAAAGTCAACGCCTGGAAGCCCGCTAGCCGGGTCTAGAATAGCAGCCAACACCGTATAGCGCCCTCCCGGAAGCCCTCCCGGCAATTTCAGGTGGACGACGGCTGTACTTGCGCCCGGTACCCAGGTTCTGATATCTGTAGAACTGCGGACGGAAGCTTTGACGTTCCTCTCTTCGTCCGCCAGTGAAATCTCCAGCGGCCATTTGAAGTAAAAGGGCGCCGTTCCACGATTGGCTACGATCAGCTTGACATGCAGCGTCTCGCCCGGCTTTCTTTTTTCTTCGTAGACCGCCTTCTGGATGACGAAGCGGTAGCCGATGGTGCGCAGAAAGCGGTCGATATTCGCCTGCAATTGGCCCCCGGGCTCCTCATCCCAAGGCGCGGAAGGACCAAGCCAGGATACATGGGTTAACCTGGCCTGCCGGATCGTTTCTTCCAGGTTCCCGTCCGCAAAAAAGACACGCGGATCTCCAGAGAATTCGCCTCCACTGGGTGACTTCACCCAGAAATCCCGCATGGCCGGCTCCCTATCCTTCGTCAGCCAGGAGGTGTAGCCGTTTGTGTACCAGTTCAGGAATTCGTCAATAGTCGCATCATGCTGGCCGAAAGCGTCATTATACAGTCCCATTCCATAATGTGCCGCCGCCTTTGTCGGCCGGCGCATCAGCAGCGGCTTACTGCTGAAAAATTGGACATACGGCTCTATGTACTTGTCGGTTATGCTTCGGGGCGGAAAAGGAATGCGGCCCGGTCCGGAGTTCATCGTATGCCACTCCCCCCAGTGGCCGACGCTGCCAAGCTGAATAAAGGCAACGGCAGGATCGTTATTGTAGCGCTGGGCAAGTGCTGCAATCAGCCTCCGGTGTGAAGCGGTCAGCAGGGGACTGGAGTAGTCAGGACTGAAGCCTTTTCCGTACGGCAGATCGTACCAGGTTCCCTTCTCTCCGGTTTCCTTGTACAGCCAATCCGGAATGTCGAGATGACGGTCCTCCCTGGGATAATCCAGCACCACCCGAAGCACAAACCGAACCCCTTGCTCTCTCCAGTACTGAAAGTGGAAGGTCTCTTCTATGCCATCGAAATTATATTTTCCCGGTTCCGGCTCCAGTTCTCTCCAGGTCAGGTTGGCATGCACAAGCGTAACCGGTTGAAGCACACTCTCCGGGTCCCGCGCGTCCGCTGTAAATCCTGTAAACGGATTGTACAGCACGGTTCCGGTTTCCACCGGATAACGGACTGCCATGGCGGGCTGCCGGCCGCCGGTCATGGCCCCGCCGCACAGCAGCAGCAATACGGCCGATGTCACAATCAGGCTTGCTGCCGTGAGGACTTGTTTCTTTTTTTTCATGCAATTATTCCTCGCTTTGATTATAATGAACAATGGTTCGCAAAATTTCGTCTTCTCTTCGACTCTATCATACTAAAGAACTAGTCAAAATAGTTCTAAAGGATGTATAATGTTGGCAGCAAGAGCGAGTGCAAAGTCTATTATTTTTACCATAGAACGGAGAAGCAGGATGAAAGTGTTAGTCACAGGGGGCTACGGCTTTATCGGATCTCATGTATCCGACCGTTTTCACAAAGAAGGCTATGATGTCTACATTATTGATGAATTATCATCGGGAAGCAAACGCAATATCCAATTTCCGCACAAAGGATATATACTTTCGATTAATGATCCTAAATGCGAGGAAGTGTTCCGCAGCAACAAGTTCGATGCTGTAATCCACCTGGCCGCGCAAATCGGCGGCCCCGCTTCAATAGAATCTCCTCCTCAGGATACCGAGTCCAATGTTCTCGGGTTATCCAACATGCTGACTATGGCAAGCCGTCATGGCGTCCGGAAATTTATCTTTGCATCTTCGGCTGAAGTCTATGGAATCAAAGAAGATGCTCCTTTACATGAAACCGCTCCCCTCTCCCCCCGCTCTCTTTACGGGATCAATAAAATGATAGGAGAAACATACTGCGCCAAGTGGCAGGAAATCTACGGACTGGATACGGTCTGCTTCCGTATGTCCAATGTTTATGGTCCGCGGCAGGGGAACAAGGACAAGGGCGGTGTGGTTTCCATTTTTATGGATGAATTGATGGAAGGACACGGCATTACAGTCTACGGCGACGGTAATCAGACCCGCGACTTCATCTACGTCGAGGATGTCGCTGACGCTATGTTCAGGGCCTCCTACTCCCCGGTCAGCGGCGTCTACAATTTATCGGCAGGCAAGGAAAGTTCGATCAATGAGCTGATTGATGAGCTTCAGATACTGCAAGGCGGCGATGCGCGCATCACCTACTCTTCGCCCCGCGAAGGCGATGCTTATCGCCTAGTGCTGGATAACAGCCGTATCATGCATGATCTGGATTGGGCTCCCAAATACTCACTGCATGAAGGGCTCCATAGAACTTGCAACTGGAAATCCGACAAGCAAGGCGAGAAATCCGAACAACCCTCCGTATCCAGGACAAGTTCCCCTCTGCGCAAGAAGCTGAACCGTCTGCTTCCTTATGCCGAGAATCTTATTGCATTTGCTGCGCTTGCCTTGATCGGCAGCCCTCTGGAAATCACAGAATCTGCCGGACTTGATTTAAAGCTTCTCTATATTATCGTCATGGGCATTCTGTATGGCAGCCGCCAGTCCATGCTTGCCGTGATGCTGTCCGTTATCCTGTTCATTCAGGAGAAGCTGGACAACGGCCGCGACCTGCTTTCTTTGCTGTATGATACGACCCTGTTCTTCCAAATGGCTCTGTATCTATTCATCGGTCTTGTCGTCGGTTACAGCGTGGAGCACCGCAGCAATAAGCTTAACCGCGCTGAGCGGCAGCTGGTTCAGTCTGGTGAAAAATACACATTTCTGTATGAGGTGTATGAGGATACCCGGTCAGTCAAAGACGAACTTCAACAGCAAATCAGGGCAACCGAGGACAGCTTCGGCAAAATCAACGCGGTGACCAGGGAGCTGGAAAGTCTGGAGCCGGAGAGAATCTTCCTAGAGGCAGTCGGCGTGGTCGAGAAAATCATGAGGACTGATCAGGTCAGCATTTATACCGTCAACAAATCCAAGCAATATTTGCGTCTGGCCGCTCATTCCTCCGGCGCTTCCCTGGCGGATGCCCGTTCCTTGAAAGTGGAGGAGCATCCACATATTAAGTCCCTGCTGGATAGCAAACGTCTATATGTCAATAAGGAGCTGCTGCCCGGGCTTCCCCTGCTTGCCGCTCCGGTCCTTAGCAGCGGAGAAGTCGTTGCCGTCGTATCCGTACATACTGTCGAATTCAGCCGTTTCACCCAGTATTATCAGAACCTGTTCAAGACGGTTGTGGACCTCATATCCTCCTCGCTGTCGCGCGCGCATGCCTACGTTGAAGCCGCAGCTGACCGCAGGTATATAGACGGGGTGGACGGCCGGATTTTACGAACAGAGGCTTTCAAAAGCATCCTGGCCAGCAAGCAGGCCGCCAGCGAGCGGTTCGGCGTTGATTATGTGCTGCTCTCCACCGGATTTCGGAATGCGTCTCCCGAGTTGGCCGAGCGTATCCACACTTCCTTGCGCGAGACCGATTATCTGGGTCTATCCGAAGACGGAGAGCTGCTAATCCTGCTAAGCAACTCCAACCAGAAGGATGCCCAATTTGTCATGGACCGTTTATCGGAAAAAGGCGTGCATCTGCAAGAAGGAGTGGAATCCTTCTATGTATAAGTTCCTGTATATAACGTATATCGCGGCTTGCGCCTGCTATTTCTTCCTGCGCTTTCGCCGTTCAATGCCTGAAGCGGCAGTTAGGCTGGCCTTTGCGGCCGCTTTTCCGCTCATCGGCTTTTTGCTTCCTTTGTTTTGGCGGCAGAGGCGCCAGTCCGATGAATCGCAGCGAATTCAAACACTGGAATCATACCTCCGCCAGGATGAGCAAGCCGATCCTCTCAAAGTTTCACATTTGTCCGAGGACGAAAAGGAACTGAATATTGTACCGCTCGAAGAAGCGCTGCTGGTTAACGATTTAACCTCGCGCCGCCGGACAATGATTGATCTGCTCAAGCAGGATGCGACTGAATATTTGGAAGTGCTGCGCATGGCTGTCGGCAATGAGGACACCGAAACCTCCCACTATGCGGTTAGCGCAGTCGTGGAGATTAAGCGCAAGCTAAATCATTCGTTGCAGGAATTTTCCGTCCGCTATGAGACGAGCCGGGATGATGCCCATTTCCTGGCCTCCTACGCCGAGGTGCTGCAGAATTACATACGAAGCGGATTTCTGGATCGAAGCACGGTGATGCAGCTCAAGTATTCTCTTACCGAAGTGCTGCAGCACTGGACGGAGGCTGACCCTGACGCATTCGAAGCGTATGAGCAGAAAATGCGGATTGAGCTGGAGCTCGGGAATTACCTGTCCGCAGAGCAGGCGTCAGCCATAATGATGGAGCGGTTTCCGCATCGCGAGGAATCCTATCTTGCACAGATGAATCTCTATTTTACTCTAAGATCGCCGCAAAGGTTCAACCAGGCTCTTCAGGCGCTTAAGCAATCCCCCGTTCGACTGTCGAACGATGCTCTGAAATTAGTCCGGTTCTGGTCGGAAGGAGCCTAATGGAAATATAATGAAGCAGCCTATGAAACTGAACACCCGCATTTACAGCATCATCATCTTTATCATCCTGCTGGCCTTTGTCATGTACTTGACGCAAACCCAGTATTTCCAGCAGTTCAGCCACAGCCGGCATAACGAGAATTTGACCGAGAGCTGGAAGGCCGAAGCGGTCTCCGCCTCCTCTCCTTCCCCGCAGTCCGGCCCCCCATATTGTCTCGCCTATGTAAGTAGTGACGAATTCAGCGCCAA includes these proteins:
- a CDS encoding Ppx/GppA family phosphatase; its protein translation is MNNDLSRIGIIDIGSNSIRLVIYETTPEGGYRIIKESKYSARLSEKITKEGRLERETLQAIVPVLLQFKMVCRVYGAARVRVGATAAIRNAANSKEITAFLSDAAGMQIEIISGQQEAYFGFLGVINAFDVQDGFVIDIGGGSTEITLFQDRSYRHSISFPFGAVNTNVMFGQGGNWSGEHVRKLEAFVREHLADYEWLRTGKGRPLYGLGGTLRTLGKIDQKGRKYSLPNSHGYTMYSETIKKFMETLPAMSYDKRKNLDGLSKSRADIIVSGLIIFHTVYQYIGAGQAVISGEGLREGMLHDLLEPDHPVRASTLEYSLGTLQRLNNEASADFLNDVHKIAQSLYRALKVEGDAKEQEMLIYVSVMLYRVGANINYYQSKRHTRYWLMNSPIRGLTHRQLVLCAMIASYSTKSRKQKLSTEHKDILLASDEEWIHKLGSLVQLSAALDNNETGIKQQINPRLNGGSLDIEILGNQRPLLKLEEIDEALKVFKNAWGLKVKLEHISNSQHS
- a CDS encoding DUF4832 domain-containing protein, giving the protein MKKKKQVLTAASLIVTSAVLLLLCGGAMTGGRQPAMAVRYPVETGTVLYNPFTGFTADARDPESVLQPVTLVHANLTWRELEPEPGKYNFDGIEETFHFQYWREQGVRFVLRVVLDYPREDRHLDIPDWLYKETGEKGTWYDLPYGKGFSPDYSSPLLTASHRRLIAALAQRYNNDPAVAFIQLGSVGHWGEWHTMNSGPGRIPFPPRSITDKYIEPYVQFFSSKPLLMRRPTKAAAHYGMGLYNDAFGQHDATIDEFLNWYTNGYTSWLTKDREPAMRDFWVKSPSGGEFSGDPRVFFADGNLEETIRQARLTHVSWLGPSAPWDEEPGGQLQANIDRFLRTIGYRFVIQKAVYEEKRKPGETLHVKLIVANRGTAPFYFKWPLEISLADEERNVKASVRSSTDIRTWVPGASTAVVHLKLPGGLPGGRYTVLAAILDPASGLPGVDFAISGRRPDGRFPLGIVTIANN
- a CDS encoding NAD-dependent epimerase/dehydratase family protein; the protein is MKVLVTGGYGFIGSHVSDRFHKEGYDVYIIDELSSGSKRNIQFPHKGYILSINDPKCEEVFRSNKFDAVIHLAAQIGGPASIESPPQDTESNVLGLSNMLTMASRHGVRKFIFASSAEVYGIKEDAPLHETAPLSPRSLYGINKMIGETYCAKWQEIYGLDTVCFRMSNVYGPRQGNKDKGGVVSIFMDELMEGHGITVYGDGNQTRDFIYVEDVADAMFRASYSPVSGVYNLSAGKESSINELIDELQILQGGDARITYSSPREGDAYRLVLDNSRIMHDLDWAPKYSLHEGLHRTCNWKSDKQGEKSEQPSVSRTSSPLRKKLNRLLPYAENLIAFAALALIGSPLEITESAGLDLKLLYIIVMGILYGSRQSMLAVMLSVILFIQEKLDNGRDLLSLLYDTTLFFQMALYLFIGLVVGYSVEHRSNKLNRAERQLVQSGEKYTFLYEVYEDTRSVKDELQQQIRATEDSFGKINAVTRELESLEPERIFLEAVGVVEKIMRTDQVSIYTVNKSKQYLRLAAHSSGASLADARSLKVEEHPHIKSLLDSKRLYVNKELLPGLPLLAAPVLSSGEVVAVVSVHTVEFSRFTQYYQNLFKTVVDLISSSLSRAHAYVEAAADRRYIDGVDGRILRTEAFKSILASKQAASERFGVDYVLLSTGFRNASPELAERIHTSLRETDYLGLSEDGELLILLSNSNQKDAQFVMDRLSEKGVHLQEGVESFYV